The sequence below is a genomic window from Vibrio spartinae.
CCGAAGTCAATCTATGAAAATGTGATTTATGGGCTTCGTTTACAAGGCGTCCGCAATGCGCGGATATTGGATGATGCTGTTGAGCGTTCGTTACGGGCGGCTGCGCTGTGGGAAGAAGTCAAACATCGTTTACATGACAATGCATTCGGTTTGTCCGGTGGGCAGCAACAGCGTTTGGTCATTGCCCGGGCAATTGCGATTGAACCGGAGATTTTGTTACTGGATGAACCGACATCAGCGCTTGATCCGATTTCGACCCTGACGATAGAAGAGCTGATTAATGATCTGAAAACCAAATATACGGTAGCGATTGTCACGCATAACATGCAACAGGCAGCGCGAGTCAGTGATCATACAGCCTTCATCCATATGGGAAAACTGGTCGAATACGCCGATACCGATACTATTTTTACATCACCCGTGAAAAAACAGACCGAAGATTATATTACGGGACGTTACGGATAAACGTTTGTTGTTACGACGATACAATTTAAGAGAGGTATTATGCAGTTTGGTCGTCATATTTCCGGACAGTTCAACGCTGAGCTTGAAGCGATCCGGACTCATGTCCTGACAATGGGCGGGTTGGTCGAGCAGCAATTGTCTTATGCAATGCAAGCATTGCATAAGCAAGATTTGGAACTTGCTCGTCAGGTGATCCGCGGTGATCACAAAGTCAATGCAATGGAAGTTTCTATTGACGATGCCTGTACCCGGATTATTGCCAAGCGCCAACCGACCGCGAAAGATTTGCGCTTGATTATTGCCATTATCAAAACCATCACTGATTTAGAGCGAATTGGGGATGTTGCGACCAGAATGGCTCACGTTGCTATCGAGAGCCCGGCTTCGAAAGAGCGGCGGTTTCAAGTGTCTCTG
It includes:
- the pstB gene encoding phosphate ABC transporter ATP-binding protein PstB: MMPPNHTLGFQPSIDVNHLSDSQTAIEIDDLSLFYQGTVALSHISMRIPKGQVTAFIGPSGCGKSTLLRCMNRMNDLVEGCRVEGKVTLHGQDIYAPSVDVATLRRRVGMVFQRPNPFPKSIYENVIYGLRLQGVRNARILDDAVERSLRAAALWEEVKHRLHDNAFGLSGGQQQRLVIARAIAIEPEILLLDEPTSALDPISTLTIEELINDLKTKYTVAIVTHNMQQAARVSDHTAFIHMGKLVEYADTDTIFTSPVKKQTEDYITGRYG
- the phoU gene encoding phosphate signaling complex protein PhoU, with product MQFGRHISGQFNAELEAIRTHVLTMGGLVEQQLSYAMQALHKQDLELARQVIRGDHKVNAMEVSIDDACTRIIAKRQPTAKDLRLIIAIIKTITDLERIGDVATRMAHVAIESPASKERRFQVSLEPLCRQAIAMLHQVLDAFARMDVEAAAQVHKLDDRLDSEYEAVIRQLMTYMMEDTKNIPHILQVMWSARAIERVGDRCQNICEYIIYFVKGKDVRHLGDQSLDDVLNIDSDP